In Pseudomonas fluorescens, one genomic interval encodes:
- a CDS encoding YebC/PmpR family DNA-binding transcriptional regulator has product MGAQWKVKHKEAAANAKGKIFGKLVKEITIAARNGADTATNAHLRLVVEQAKKASMPKETLDRAIKKGAGLLGETVQYHRVTYEGFAPHQVPLIVECVTDNINRTVAEIRVAFRKGQLGASGSVAWDFNHVGMIEASPDTPDADPEMAAIEAGAQDFEPGEEGATLFLTDPTDLDAVQKALPEQGFTVLSAKLGYQPKNPVSGLSAEQMAEVEAFLEGLDNHDDVQDMFVGLAG; this is encoded by the coding sequence ATGGGCGCACAGTGGAAGGTTAAACACAAAGAAGCGGCAGCCAACGCCAAGGGCAAGATCTTCGGCAAACTGGTGAAAGAAATCACCATCGCTGCCCGCAACGGTGCCGATACCGCCACCAACGCACACCTGCGTCTGGTGGTCGAGCAGGCCAAGAAAGCTTCGATGCCCAAGGAAACCCTGGACCGCGCCATCAAGAAAGGCGCCGGCCTGCTGGGCGAAACCGTGCAGTACCACCGCGTGACGTACGAAGGTTTCGCGCCGCATCAGGTTCCGTTGATCGTCGAGTGCGTCACCGACAACATCAACCGCACCGTCGCGGAAATCCGGGTGGCGTTCCGCAAGGGTCAACTGGGCGCTTCCGGTTCGGTGGCCTGGGACTTCAACCACGTCGGCATGATCGAAGCGTCGCCGGACACCCCGGACGCCGATCCGGAAATGGCCGCGATCGAGGCCGGAGCCCAGGACTTCGAGCCGGGCGAAGAGGGCGCGACCCTGTTCCTGACCGATCCGACCGACCTCGACGCCGTGCAGAAAGCCCTGCCTGAGCAAGGCTTCACGGTTCTGTCGGCCAAACTCGGCTACCAGCCGAAGAACCCGGTCAGCGGCCTGAGCGCCGAGCAGATGGCTGAAGTTGAAGCGTTCCTCGAAGGCCTGGACAACCACGACGACGTGCAGGACATGTTTGTCGGTCTGGCGGGCTGA
- the zapE gene encoding cell division protein ZapE, with protein sequence MPSRAPKRSPLTLRWSALRRWFAKGRPAHAGHDANAQSIRDYFRHKAHSQGYTLSHSQQRVIDCMAQQASLLFGAKPQMPPSLYLHGAVGRGKSWLLDGFFQALPTAQKQRVHFHEFFARLHQGMFNHREQDDALGVTLDELLADCQVLCFDEFHVHDIGDAMLITRLFKALFQRGILLLVTSNYPPEGLLPNPLYHARFKPVIELINARMQVMEVGGPHDYRSQASNHAHQVFTQGHYVWPATATQRQALNLPPEGAPAIALPVGSRHVQARLCDGSRVAFTFSDVCEQPTAVMDYLELCRRFDQWIIDDLPELGECSIAAQQRFINLIDVLYDQDKHLTLLSRLPLREALGGNAIDLARTRSRLGQLQETH encoded by the coding sequence GTGCCCTCTCGAGCGCCCAAACGATCGCCACTGACCCTACGCTGGTCGGCGCTGCGCCGCTGGTTCGCCAAGGGCCGGCCAGCGCATGCCGGGCATGACGCGAATGCCCAGTCGATCCGCGACTATTTCCGGCACAAGGCCCATAGTCAGGGTTACACCCTCAGCCACAGCCAGCAGCGGGTGATCGATTGCATGGCGCAGCAGGCCAGCCTGTTGTTCGGCGCCAAGCCGCAAATGCCGCCGAGCCTGTACCTGCATGGCGCGGTCGGACGCGGCAAGAGCTGGCTGCTCGACGGTTTTTTCCAGGCACTGCCGACCGCGCAGAAACAGCGCGTGCATTTCCATGAATTCTTTGCCCGGTTGCATCAGGGCATGTTCAACCATCGCGAACAGGACGACGCTCTCGGCGTTACCCTCGACGAGCTGTTAGCCGATTGCCAGGTACTGTGTTTCGACGAATTTCATGTGCATGACATCGGCGATGCGATGCTCATCACCCGCCTGTTCAAGGCCTTGTTCCAGCGCGGGATTCTGCTGCTGGTGACTTCCAACTATCCGCCGGAAGGCTTGCTGCCCAACCCGCTCTATCACGCGCGCTTCAAACCGGTGATCGAATTGATCAACGCCCGAATGCAAGTGATGGAGGTCGGCGGCCCGCACGATTACCGCAGCCAGGCGAGCAACCATGCGCATCAGGTTTTCACGCAGGGCCACTATGTGTGGCCAGCCACCGCAACCCAGCGCCAGGCGCTGAACCTGCCGCCCGAAGGTGCCCCGGCCATTGCGTTGCCGGTGGGCAGCCGACACGTTCAGGCGCGCCTGTGCGATGGCAGCCGGGTCGCTTTCACCTTCAGCGACGTGTGCGAGCAACCGACAGCGGTGATGGATTATCTGGAGCTGTGTCGGCGTTTCGACCAGTGGATCATCGACGACCTGCCGGAACTCGGTGAGTGCTCGATCGCCGCACAACAGCGCTTCATCAACCTGATCGACGTGCTCTACGACCAGGACAAGCACCTGACCCTGCTCAGCCGCTTGCCACTGCGCGAGGCCCTTGGCGGGAATGCCATCGATCTGGCGCGCACCCGCAGTCGCCTGGGGCAGTTGCAGGAAACCCACTGA
- a CDS encoding Csu type fimbrial protein — MIVRVVMGLLGVLGASVHAADLQVEVRVDVQRGCQLIGQQREAGIEQLGVLDFGSIARLDDPAGPLGAALTNQRLPRLECNPDTPYQLRVDGGLHGGVGEVRYMAGAAGSQPIPYRLYQDAARRVPLVVNVPVSGRVPDTGTVELPLYARIERLAQVPQVSRYSDLVKVTVTW, encoded by the coding sequence GTGATTGTACGTGTGGTGATGGGCCTGCTCGGGGTGCTTGGGGCCTCGGTGCATGCGGCGGATCTTCAGGTCGAAGTCCGCGTTGACGTGCAGCGTGGCTGCCAGTTGATCGGCCAGCAGCGCGAGGCGGGTATCGAACAATTGGGCGTGCTGGATTTCGGCAGTATTGCGCGTCTCGACGACCCGGCCGGGCCACTGGGTGCGGCGCTGACCAACCAACGGTTGCCACGTCTGGAATGCAACCCTGACACGCCGTATCAACTGCGGGTCGACGGTGGCCTGCATGGTGGCGTTGGCGAGGTTCGCTACATGGCGGGGGCGGCGGGGAGCCAGCCGATTCCATATCGGCTGTATCAGGACGCGGCGCGCCGGGTGCCGCTGGTGGTGAACGTGCCAGTCAGCGGCCGGGTGCCGGACACCGGCACGGTGGAGTTGCCGCTTTACGCGCGGATCGAGCGTCTGGCGCAGGTGCCGCAGGTCAGCCGCTATTCGGATCTGGTGAAAGTCACCGTGACCTGGTGA
- a CDS encoding leucine-rich repeat-containing protein kinase family protein, whose translation MHTLAQLRAGELSGITRLDLSCGLTEFPREIFELADTLEVLNLSGNALSSLPDDLHRLTRMRILFCSDNHFTEVPECVGKCAALTMIGFKANRISHVPGAALPPLLRWLILTDNCIESLPVELGERPYLQKLLLAGNRLQALPASMSQCHRLELIRIAANQMRELPQWLLTLPSLTWLAYAGNPLETEADAAALEATPLIDWSALRLEQRLGEGASGVISRAQWQRADGSQVPVAVKLYKGEMTSDGSPLHEMNACITAGLHPNLIRVEGRIHGHPDGQQGLVMQLIDPSFRNLAALPSLASCSRDVYAEDCRFSAEVALNIAKGIASAAEHLHQQGITHGDLYGHNILLNDQGDCLLGDFGAASFHATTDNLETRALQRIEVRAFGVLLGELLARVDSGLSDEQREVLEALEQRCCQTDVLARPGFSEVIEVLETL comes from the coding sequence ATGCACACCCTTGCTCAATTGCGCGCCGGCGAGTTGTCGGGCATTACCCGGCTGGATCTGTCTTGCGGCCTGACCGAGTTCCCCCGGGAGATTTTCGAACTGGCCGATACGCTGGAGGTGCTCAACCTCAGCGGCAACGCCTTGAGCAGTCTGCCCGATGATCTGCATCGCCTGACCAGGATGCGCATTCTGTTTTGCTCGGACAACCACTTCACCGAGGTGCCGGAATGCGTCGGAAAATGCGCGGCGCTGACGATGATCGGCTTCAAGGCCAACCGCATCAGCCACGTGCCGGGCGCAGCACTGCCGCCGCTGCTGCGCTGGTTGATCCTGACCGACAACTGCATCGAAAGCCTGCCCGTCGAACTGGGTGAGCGCCCGTATCTGCAAAAACTGCTGCTGGCCGGCAATCGCCTGCAAGCGCTGCCCGCCTCAATGAGCCAGTGCCATCGCCTGGAGCTGATCCGCATCGCCGCCAACCAGATGCGTGAACTGCCGCAGTGGCTGCTGACCCTGCCGAGCCTGACCTGGCTGGCGTATGCCGGCAATCCGCTGGAAACCGAAGCCGATGCCGCCGCGCTGGAAGCCACGCCGCTGATCGACTGGTCGGCGCTGCGTCTGGAACAGCGCCTGGGCGAAGGCGCCTCGGGGGTGATTTCCCGGGCGCAGTGGCAGCGCGCCGACGGCTCGCAGGTGCCGGTCGCGGTGAAGCTCTATAAAGGTGAAATGACCAGCGACGGTTCGCCGCTGCACGAGATGAACGCCTGCATCACCGCCGGCCTGCACCCGAACCTGATCCGCGTGGAAGGCCGTATTCACGGGCATCCCGATGGCCAGCAGGGGCTGGTGATGCAACTGATCGACCCAAGCTTTCGCAACCTGGCGGCATTGCCGAGCCTGGCGAGCTGCTCGCGGGATGTGTATGCCGAGGACTGCCGCTTCAGTGCCGAAGTGGCGCTGAACATTGCCAAGGGCATCGCTTCGGCGGCCGAGCACTTGCATCAACAGGGCATCACCCACGGCGACCTCTACGGCCACAACATTCTGCTGAACGATCAGGGCGATTGCTTGCTCGGGGATTTCGGCGCGGCGTCGTTCCATGCCACCACCGACAACCTGGAAACCCGGGCACTGCAACGCATCGAAGTGCGGGCGTTCGGGGTTCTGCTCGGGGAATTGCTGGCGCGCGTCGACTCGGGGTTGAGCGATGAACAACGCGAGGTGCTGGAGGCGCTGGAACAGCGTTGCTGTCAGACGGATGTGCTGGCGCGGCCGGGGTTCAGCGAAGTGATCGAGGTCCTGGAAACGCTTTAA
- a CDS encoding type VI secretion system Vgr family protein → MLNDKESPFTLTLTDGPLCLPVLRFSGKEALNQPFRFEIEMIGLAPALPPGSLLRQPAFLRLGADHGIHGLIHSVSCEHRASHRIGYRLILVPLLLSLDQPPRRRVFVQTSVPTILAQLLGEHELPADSYRIEMSVGQYPPRPFCIQYEESDLAFVQRLCEEEGIHYHFEHHPNGHVLVFADDNLSLPQEPLPVPFGITVDTPSPRVSTLFQRHDAPPVMAAHGIRNRGQEAIATDAANHPLPALAPQNLSGEQRHAEQRSRRHLQRQRCQSRSIRGNCDCSALRSGHLLQISEHPINTFNEQWLITELHHQGQHPSILDPTTDVHRYRNDFTALPWSSDFRPPLAQPRPNIGGYHLAQVLGSPGQPAQLDDRGRIGVNLWPAQTTESACLWLPIALTGAGRLATHQLPRAGSEVWVSFLDSDPDRPILCLANPRPAPPSETPPPRDSSLLLDWLLHGADP, encoded by the coding sequence ATGCTCAATGATAAGGAAAGCCCGTTCACCCTGACCCTGACCGACGGCCCGCTGTGCCTGCCGGTCTTGCGTTTCAGTGGCAAGGAAGCACTCAATCAGCCGTTTCGCTTCGAGATTGAAATGATCGGTCTGGCACCGGCGTTGCCCCCAGGCAGTCTGCTGCGCCAACCGGCGTTCCTGCGCCTGGGCGCCGATCACGGGATCCACGGTCTGATCCACAGCGTCAGTTGCGAGCATCGCGCCAGCCACCGCATCGGCTACCGGCTGATCCTCGTCCCGCTGCTGCTGAGTCTGGACCAGCCGCCCCGGCGCCGGGTCTTCGTGCAAACGAGCGTGCCGACGATCCTCGCGCAATTGCTCGGCGAGCATGAGTTGCCGGCGGACAGTTACCGGATCGAAATGAGCGTCGGCCAATACCCGCCGCGGCCCTTTTGCATCCAGTACGAAGAAAGTGACCTGGCCTTCGTGCAACGGCTGTGTGAGGAGGAAGGCATCCACTATCACTTCGAGCATCACCCGAACGGGCATGTGCTGGTGTTTGCCGATGACAACCTCAGCCTGCCGCAGGAACCGTTGCCGGTGCCGTTTGGCATCACCGTCGACACACCATCACCGCGCGTCAGCACGCTGTTTCAGCGCCATGACGCGCCACCGGTGATGGCTGCGCACGGCATTCGCAACCGCGGGCAGGAGGCCATCGCCACCGACGCGGCCAACCATCCCTTGCCCGCACTCGCACCGCAGAACCTGTCGGGCGAACAGCGTCACGCCGAACAACGCAGCCGTCGCCATCTGCAGCGCCAGCGCTGTCAGTCGCGCTCGATCCGGGGCAACTGCGATTGCAGCGCGTTGCGCAGCGGGCATCTGTTACAGATCAGCGAGCATCCGATCAATACCTTCAATGAACAATGGCTGATCACCGAACTGCATCACCAGGGCCAGCACCCCTCGATCCTCGACCCGACCACTGATGTGCATCGCTATCGAAACGACTTCACTGCCCTGCCCTGGTCAAGCGATTTTCGCCCGCCATTGGCACAGCCGCGCCCGAACATCGGCGGCTACCATCTGGCACAAGTGCTGGGATCGCCCGGCCAGCCCGCGCAACTGGATGATCGCGGGCGCATCGGCGTCAACCTCTGGCCGGCGCAGACAACTGAGTCTGCATGCCTGTGGCTGCCAATCGCACTGACCGGCGCCGGCCGGCTCGCCACCCACCAGTTGCCCCGCGCCGGCAGTGAGGTGTGGGTCAGCTTCCTCGACAGCGACCCGGATCGACCGATTCTGTGCCTCGCCAACCCACGCCCTGCGCCACCGAGTGAAACACCACCACCGCGCGACAGCAGCCTGTTGCTCGATTGGCTGCTGCACGGTGCCGATCCCTAA